From the genome of Colias croceus chromosome 9, ilColCroc2.1, one region includes:
- the LOC123694453 gene encoding uncharacterized protein LOC123694453 isoform X1: protein MAAVSAAMFRPGGALDPPCYASQRVYDTPENTRPKKWSSKLKLNTPGSSKSSEKSPESPLLYGTLNGPGGSALSKSMKYAETWLYGSVRTQTPPLRPSVFNSYPEAPGPVLISTPQKPTPHNYAVILCSCPEYLNGTKKTSSTKVSICKKCKGSRLPLTITDSPRLLVGGTVRGPQVSRDPGLLRGGTVRVQSTKSRPSILKPNGEPDPYDLMRRSRLAPPHETRIGSQFSTSRSRAKSISPCRVKSKKQTPESLNKNRSKSVSRVNELWIDEEENNVVETKKSILSCDINPYDLMKSSGSKSNLEVEFDDDFSEPYQDHKNSNNRLTKVKLDSNVKNISGQRIRVSNESKTNIVDELTVYDPVNFDLKNYDFKSADMASALSLPNIKNENSKLGTLSKSSSKKILNTTSNRTKQKSVSPKRPPRKLRNTKNDEDSESDNQRIPERTYKKPSYENARNSKNKNQKTDAIKSILKKPKNDSNVKTEKSDDSFENKNVNHSQFYLPKPKDKSAVSSQNILHRKRVQFLVEKEETKVIFTAELNLHDNITNEESGIPTIETKEEEIAENNTIKNSLNEIVSETSDEIKESQNQNKQDIIPQVSYQLQSCDENPPTIPEKEESKATEQNKVEDNNVPQPRIPSLRRSESERLTSTITITPPKFLDTMALRSKPKHGHTSQVFLGSLTENENEHQKHTNNAKIVSSGNDTQYAIRLQNETDMGNLSDSSEITSNVLKNLRNGISELPEPPPRLKSRSKRQNYVKTRFVRNNSSSSTSDEWSDTNENEQRTILRVKQYDNDDTKELLKESNKVLKLIESEPRKTSIQINGDECYSTMNVSNNTPIYLSSVVVNDDYNNSCNSYQTGTTVTISVGSSDNKVKKSKSQVYIGAMFPGDPNKNEEVNTYEDYFNNSSASNLSNASISSILNDPVEAVKRNLIPHVCGKKDEGTQFLSKDNQDESIQKKSSDGGNLVAKLFDDPFFAHLADGLDSDLVKKLIENSLIKLQETKNQEDTDSSKVTIEKLIESSLITMKEEINKNGSKSYQGPEKKNDDVVNLSDVTTPAYTQNDDNICSAPYESMEYESGVAGVFSDLEPMSDCYNASASELSTEDDTNSTRSKFYQMLVDAAICDIETANNTDDDHHYESIRLNSDPIYEEIGDMPPPLPVNPPPNSLMLLDDEKRSGSRSIFEGASKYDILSYLVDAKERGIDDEETYITNYDNAPESPPISQKDKENGSNEIKSLKGVERNTSQISNASDSSEDNSLIINNEIVEKTLVCKKPSAEIERNDSGVGSETSKSSRSRLQGKTSPRNSVSDKDTPIHLCEDCDTAVETQITEQGSIYAPLVCRKCAKKRAERKEIITEIVETEEKYGRDLQIILEEFYKPMLVAGLLTQEQLSAIFLNVEELIDNNQVLSEKLRDALEIAVEQGDEDLLTVNVGKILLECSGMLTAFQSYCVKQAGAALLLAGLEKEKELLRIFLRVSQMENAVLRRMNLNSFLMVPVQRVTKYPLLLSRLYRATASCASEREDVKSAQRCVESRLEEINAAAAAAAAAARDVPLWRRLAAARRTAHDLHVADIRLRKMAVDVLDWNHDDARFAMEGKLLFTQPNDNNWRKGRTIKLMPINALLVTNGKPTNTHKTNEIRETREARDREAREREGEALFARSGVREAALLLVREKAGRYTLQREPLFLDRCVVAADHEPEHFFEVHEITTKDSYIFKADESTRTRTWYRQLQYHAQGAGAWRKRRNALANIMINPMLTRN, encoded by the exons gtatATGACACTCCAGAAAATACACGTCCGAAGAAATGGTCATCCAAGCTAAAACTAAATACACCAGGGAGCAGCAAATCATCAGAAAAGTCACCAGAAAGTCCACTGTTATATGGAACTCTAAATGGGCCGGGCGGATCAGCTTTATCTAAATCAATGAAATATGCAGAGACGTGGTTGTATGGGTCCGTAAGGACCCAAACACCACCTTTACGGCCAAGCGTTTTTAATTCATATCCCGAGGCGCCAGGCCCTGTCTTAATTAGTACTCCGCAAAAACCAACTCCACATAATTATGCAGTTATACTATGTTCCTGTCCCGAATATCTTAACGGTACAAAGAAAACCAGCTCAACCAAAGTCAGTATATGTAAGAAATGCAAAGGATCTCGCTTGCCCTTAACTATAACTGACAGCCCGCGATTACTTGTTGGTGGAACGGTCAGAGGTCCACAAGTAAGTCGTGATCCTGGATTATTGAGAGGTGGCACCGTTCGGGTACAGAGTACTAAATCAAGACCGAGCATACTAAAACCCAATGGAGAACCTGATCCATACGATCTTATGCGTCGGAGCCGGCTCGCACCACCACATGAAACTCGAATAGGCAGTCAATTTTCGACATCACGATCTCGGGCTAAAAGTATAAGTCCTTGTCGAGTGAAGAGCAAGAAACAAACTCCGGAAAGcctaaataaaaacagaagTAAGTCAGTAAGTCGCGTGAACGAACTGTGGATTGACGAAGAGGAAAATAATGTGGTGGAAACAAAAAAGTCAATTCTTTCTTGCGATATTAACCCTTATGATTTAATGAAGTCTTCTGGATCGAAGTCAAATTTAGAGGTTGAATTCGACGACGATTTTAGTGAACCTTATCAAGATCATAAGAACAGTAATAATCGCCTCACTAAAGTTAAATTGGAttcaaatgttaaaaatataagtggACAAAGAATACGTGTATCAAATGaatctaaaacaaatataGTGGATGAATTAACTGTTTATGATCCTGTGAATTTTGATCTCAAAAACTATGATTTTAAATCGGCAGATATGGCTTCGGCGTTATCTTTACCGAAcattaaaaacgaaaatagTAAGTTAGGAACGTTAAGTAAATCTAGtagtaagaaaatattaaacaccACCTCAAATCGTACAAAACAAAAGAGTGTGTCACCTAAGCGTCCTCCAAGAAAACTcagaaatacaaaaaatgatgAAGATAGTGAAAGTGATAACCAACGTATACCAGAGAGAACTTATAAAAAACCTTCATATGAAAATGCGCgtaattcaaaaaacaaaaatcaaaaaacaGATGCCATAAAATCAATATTGAAAAAACCTAAGAATGATTCAAATGTTAAAACAGAGAAATCTGAtgattcatttgaaaataaaaatgttaaccaTTCCCAATTTTATCTTCCTAAACCAAAAGATAAAAGTGCAGTTTcatctcaaaatattttgcacAGAAAAAGGGTTCAATTTCTTGTTGAGAAAGAAGAAACCAAAGTTATATTTACTGCTGAATTAAATCTCCACGATAACATTACAAACGAGGAATCTGGTATACCCACAATAGAAAcaaaagaagaagaaattgCTGAAAATAATACGATAAAAAATAGCTTGAACGAAATTGTGTCAGAGACCTCTGATGAGATAAAAGAGtctcaaaatcaaaataaacagGATATCATCCCTCAAGTGTCATATCAACTTCAATCTTGTGATGAAAATCCACCAACGATTCCTGAAAAAGAAGAATCTAAGGCAACTGAGCAAAATAAAGTCGaag ATAACAATGTACCGCAACCAAGAATACCATCACTACGACGCTCAGAATCAGAAAGACTGACATCAACAATAACCATTACACCACCTAAGTTTTTAGATACTATGGCATTGAGATCAAAGCCTAAGCATGGTCACACAAGCCAAGTATTTTTAGGATCTTTgactgaaaatgaaaatgaacatcAAAAACACACAAATAATGCAAAAATAGTATCTTCTGGTAATGACACGCAATATGCTATAAGACTTCAAAATGAAACTGATATGGGGAACCTCAGTGACAGTAGTGAAATTACTAGTaatgtattgaaaaatttacGAAATGGCATATCTGAGCTACCGGAACCACCGCCAAGATTAAAATCAAGGTCAAAAAGacaaaattacgtaaaaacTCGTTTTGTTCGGAACAATTCATCAAGCTCTACAAGTGACGAATGGTCAGATACGAATGAAAATGAGCAGCGTACAATATTAAGAGTAAAACAATATGACAATGATGACACTAAGGAATTATTAAAAGAATCAAATAAAGTTCTCAAACTTATCGAAAGCGAGCCAAGAAAAAcatcaatacaaataaatggCGATGAATGTTATTCTACCATGAATGTTAGCAATAATACACCAATTTATCTGTCTTCAGTTGTAGTGAATGATGACTATAACAACTCTTGTAATTCATATCAAActggtactactgtcactatAAGCGTGGGCTCGTcggataataaagtaaaaaaatcgaAAAGCCAAGTTTATATTGGGGCTATGTTCCCTGGGGATCCTAATAAAAACGAAGAAGTCAATACGTACGAagattactttaataatagtAGTGCGTCAAACCTATCAAATGCTAGCATATCATCGATTTTAAATGATCCAGTGGAAGCTGTAAAACGCAATTTAATTCCACACGTTTGTGGCAAAAAAGATGAAGGTACTCAATTCTTATCTAAAGATAATCAAGATGAGAGCATTCAGAAGAAGAGTTCAGATGGTGGAAATTTGGTTGCAAAACTTTTTGATGATCCCTTCTTTGCTCATTTAGCAGATGGCCTGGACTCagatttagttaaaaaattgattgaaaATTCTTTGATAAAATTGcaagaaacaaaaaatcagGAAGATACCGACAGTAGTAAGGTAACTATTGAGAAACTTATAGAAAGTTCACTTATAACTATgaaagaagaaataaataaaaacggaAGTAAAAGTTACCAAGGTCCCGAAAAGAAAAACGATGACGTTGTTAATCTTAGTGACGTTACTACGCCTGCTTACACACAGAACGATGATAATATCTGCTCTGCTCCCTATGAAAGTATGGAGTATGAAAGCGGTGTAGCTGGAGTTTTCTCAGACTTGGAACCGATGTCCGATTGTTATAATGCGTCTGCGAGTGAACTATCAACAGAAGACGATACTAATTCGACTAGATCgaaattttatcaaatgttGGTAGACGCTGCGATTTGTGATATTGAAACTGCAAATAACACTGATGATGATCATCATTACGAGTCTATACGCTTAAATAGCGACCCAATTTATGAAGAAATCGGCGATATGCCACCACCTCTGCCAGTCAATCCTCCGCCTAATTCACTTATGCTTTTAGATGATGAAAAACGTAGTGGTTCGCGCTCCATATTTGAAGGTGCATCTAAATATGATATTCTATCGTATTTAGTTGATGCTAAGGAAAGAGGTATTGACGATGAAGAAACCTATATAACAAATTATGACAATGCACCAGAATCACCACCGATATCGCAAAAGGATAAAGAAAATGGgtcaaatgaaattaaatcattaaaagGAGTTGAAAGAAATACAAgtcaaatatcaaatgcatCGGATTCAAGTGAAGATAATtcactaattataaataatgaaattgtagaaaaaacATTGGTATGCAAGAAACCGTCGGCTGAAATAGAAAGGAATGATTCAGGCGTAGGCTCAGAGACCAGCAAGTCTTCAAGAAGTAGACTCCAGGGAAAAACATCGCCACGAAATTCTGTAAGCGATAAAGACACGCCAATACACTTGTGTGAAGATTGTGATACTGCAGTTGAAACTCAAATTACAGAGCAAG GTTCTATATACGCTCCATTGGTGTGCAGAAAATGTGCTAAAAAAAGAGCCGAGAGGAAAGAAATAATAACGGAAATTGTCGAAACCGAGGAAAAATATGGTCGTGATCTTCAAATTATCTTAGAAGAATTTTACAAGCCTATGCTCGTAGCTGGTCTACTTACTCAAGAACAATTGAGCGCTATATTCCTAAACGTGGAAGAACTCATAGATAACAATCAAGTTTTGTCTGAGAAATTAAGAGATGCCCTTGAAATAGCAGTGGAACAAGGGGATgag GATCTATTGACGGTGAATGTCGGTAAGATCCTTCTAGAATGTTCGGGAATGCTGACGGCGTTCCAATCGTATTGTGTGAAGCAAGCCGGCGCCGCGCTGCTGCTGGCCGGCCTCGAGAAGGAGAAGGAACTCCTGAGGATATTCTTGCGCGTCTCGCAAATGGAAAACGCGGTGTTGAGGAGGATGAATCTTAATTCTTTCCTCATG GTACCGGTTCAACGCGTGACAAAATATCCGCTCCTTCTCTCGCGTCTATACCGTGCGACCGCGTCTTGCGCTAGCGAGCGCGAAGATGTCAAAAGTGCTCAGCGCTGCGTGGAGTCTAGACTAGAGGAGATTAATGCAGCGGCCGCAGCGGCTGCAGCGGCTGCGCGGGACGTGCCGCTGTGGCGACGACTAGCCGCTGCTAGACGTACTGCACATGATTTACACGTAGCTGATATACGGCTCAGGAAAATGGCCGTGGATGTGCTGGACTGGAATCACGATGATGCCAG gttCGCCATGGAAGGCAAGCTGCTGTTCACACAACCGAACGACAACAACTGGCGCAAGGGTCGAACCATCAAGCTGATGCCGATTAACGCTCTTTTGGTAACTAATGGAAAG CCAACGAACACACACAAAACGAACGAAATACGCGAAACGCGGGAAGCCCGCGACCGCGAAGCGCGCGAACGCGAGGGCGAAGCGTTATTCGCTCGCAGCGGCGTGCGTGAGGCCGCGCTGCTATTGGTCCGCGAGAAGGCGGGAAGGTACACGCTGCAACGGGAGCCATTGTTCTTGGATAGATGTGTGGTCGCCGCGGACCATGAACCGGAACACTTCTTTGAAGTGCACGAGATTACTACCAAGGattcttatatatttaag
- the LOC123694453 gene encoding uncharacterized protein LOC123694453 isoform X2, with protein MKYAETWLYGSVRTQTPPLRPSVFNSYPEAPGPVLISTPQKPTPHNYAVILCSCPEYLNGTKKTSSTKVSICKKCKGSRLPLTITDSPRLLVGGTVRGPQVSRDPGLLRGGTVRVQSTKSRPSILKPNGEPDPYDLMRRSRLAPPHETRIGSQFSTSRSRAKSISPCRVKSKKQTPESLNKNRSKSVSRVNELWIDEEENNVVETKKSILSCDINPYDLMKSSGSKSNLEVEFDDDFSEPYQDHKNSNNRLTKVKLDSNVKNISGQRIRVSNESKTNIVDELTVYDPVNFDLKNYDFKSADMASALSLPNIKNENSKLGTLSKSSSKKILNTTSNRTKQKSVSPKRPPRKLRNTKNDEDSESDNQRIPERTYKKPSYENARNSKNKNQKTDAIKSILKKPKNDSNVKTEKSDDSFENKNVNHSQFYLPKPKDKSAVSSQNILHRKRVQFLVEKEETKVIFTAELNLHDNITNEESGIPTIETKEEEIAENNTIKNSLNEIVSETSDEIKESQNQNKQDIIPQVSYQLQSCDENPPTIPEKEESKATEQNKVEDNNVPQPRIPSLRRSESERLTSTITITPPKFLDTMALRSKPKHGHTSQVFLGSLTENENEHQKHTNNAKIVSSGNDTQYAIRLQNETDMGNLSDSSEITSNVLKNLRNGISELPEPPPRLKSRSKRQNYVKTRFVRNNSSSSTSDEWSDTNENEQRTILRVKQYDNDDTKELLKESNKVLKLIESEPRKTSIQINGDECYSTMNVSNNTPIYLSSVVVNDDYNNSCNSYQTGTTVTISVGSSDNKVKKSKSQVYIGAMFPGDPNKNEEVNTYEDYFNNSSASNLSNASISSILNDPVEAVKRNLIPHVCGKKDEGTQFLSKDNQDESIQKKSSDGGNLVAKLFDDPFFAHLADGLDSDLVKKLIENSLIKLQETKNQEDTDSSKVTIEKLIESSLITMKEEINKNGSKSYQGPEKKNDDVVNLSDVTTPAYTQNDDNICSAPYESMEYESGVAGVFSDLEPMSDCYNASASELSTEDDTNSTRSKFYQMLVDAAICDIETANNTDDDHHYESIRLNSDPIYEEIGDMPPPLPVNPPPNSLMLLDDEKRSGSRSIFEGASKYDILSYLVDAKERGIDDEETYITNYDNAPESPPISQKDKENGSNEIKSLKGVERNTSQISNASDSSEDNSLIINNEIVEKTLVCKKPSAEIERNDSGVGSETSKSSRSRLQGKTSPRNSVSDKDTPIHLCEDCDTAVETQITEQGSIYAPLVCRKCAKKRAERKEIITEIVETEEKYGRDLQIILEEFYKPMLVAGLLTQEQLSAIFLNVEELIDNNQVLSEKLRDALEIAVEQGDEDLLTVNVGKILLECSGMLTAFQSYCVKQAGAALLLAGLEKEKELLRIFLRVSQMENAVLRRMNLNSFLMVPVQRVTKYPLLLSRLYRATASCASEREDVKSAQRCVESRLEEINAAAAAAAAAARDVPLWRRLAAARRTAHDLHVADIRLRKMAVDVLDWNHDDARFAMEGKLLFTQPNDNNWRKGRTIKLMPINALLVTNGKPTNTHKTNEIRETREARDREAREREGEALFARSGVREAALLLVREKAGRYTLQREPLFLDRCVVAADHEPEHFFEVHEITTKDSYIFKADESTRTRTWYRQLQYHAQGAGAWRKRRNALANIMINPMLTRN; from the exons ATGAAATATGCAGAGACGTGGTTGTATGGGTCCGTAAGGACCCAAACACCACCTTTACGGCCAAGCGTTTTTAATTCATATCCCGAGGCGCCAGGCCCTGTCTTAATTAGTACTCCGCAAAAACCAACTCCACATAATTATGCAGTTATACTATGTTCCTGTCCCGAATATCTTAACGGTACAAAGAAAACCAGCTCAACCAAAGTCAGTATATGTAAGAAATGCAAAGGATCTCGCTTGCCCTTAACTATAACTGACAGCCCGCGATTACTTGTTGGTGGAACGGTCAGAGGTCCACAAGTAAGTCGTGATCCTGGATTATTGAGAGGTGGCACCGTTCGGGTACAGAGTACTAAATCAAGACCGAGCATACTAAAACCCAATGGAGAACCTGATCCATACGATCTTATGCGTCGGAGCCGGCTCGCACCACCACATGAAACTCGAATAGGCAGTCAATTTTCGACATCACGATCTCGGGCTAAAAGTATAAGTCCTTGTCGAGTGAAGAGCAAGAAACAAACTCCGGAAAGcctaaataaaaacagaagTAAGTCAGTAAGTCGCGTGAACGAACTGTGGATTGACGAAGAGGAAAATAATGTGGTGGAAACAAAAAAGTCAATTCTTTCTTGCGATATTAACCCTTATGATTTAATGAAGTCTTCTGGATCGAAGTCAAATTTAGAGGTTGAATTCGACGACGATTTTAGTGAACCTTATCAAGATCATAAGAACAGTAATAATCGCCTCACTAAAGTTAAATTGGAttcaaatgttaaaaatataagtggACAAAGAATACGTGTATCAAATGaatctaaaacaaatataGTGGATGAATTAACTGTTTATGATCCTGTGAATTTTGATCTCAAAAACTATGATTTTAAATCGGCAGATATGGCTTCGGCGTTATCTTTACCGAAcattaaaaacgaaaatagTAAGTTAGGAACGTTAAGTAAATCTAGtagtaagaaaatattaaacaccACCTCAAATCGTACAAAACAAAAGAGTGTGTCACCTAAGCGTCCTCCAAGAAAACTcagaaatacaaaaaatgatgAAGATAGTGAAAGTGATAACCAACGTATACCAGAGAGAACTTATAAAAAACCTTCATATGAAAATGCGCgtaattcaaaaaacaaaaatcaaaaaacaGATGCCATAAAATCAATATTGAAAAAACCTAAGAATGATTCAAATGTTAAAACAGAGAAATCTGAtgattcatttgaaaataaaaatgttaaccaTTCCCAATTTTATCTTCCTAAACCAAAAGATAAAAGTGCAGTTTcatctcaaaatattttgcacAGAAAAAGGGTTCAATTTCTTGTTGAGAAAGAAGAAACCAAAGTTATATTTACTGCTGAATTAAATCTCCACGATAACATTACAAACGAGGAATCTGGTATACCCACAATAGAAAcaaaagaagaagaaattgCTGAAAATAATACGATAAAAAATAGCTTGAACGAAATTGTGTCAGAGACCTCTGATGAGATAAAAGAGtctcaaaatcaaaataaacagGATATCATCCCTCAAGTGTCATATCAACTTCAATCTTGTGATGAAAATCCACCAACGATTCCTGAAAAAGAAGAATCTAAGGCAACTGAGCAAAATAAAGTCGaag ATAACAATGTACCGCAACCAAGAATACCATCACTACGACGCTCAGAATCAGAAAGACTGACATCAACAATAACCATTACACCACCTAAGTTTTTAGATACTATGGCATTGAGATCAAAGCCTAAGCATGGTCACACAAGCCAAGTATTTTTAGGATCTTTgactgaaaatgaaaatgaacatcAAAAACACACAAATAATGCAAAAATAGTATCTTCTGGTAATGACACGCAATATGCTATAAGACTTCAAAATGAAACTGATATGGGGAACCTCAGTGACAGTAGTGAAATTACTAGTaatgtattgaaaaatttacGAAATGGCATATCTGAGCTACCGGAACCACCGCCAAGATTAAAATCAAGGTCAAAAAGacaaaattacgtaaaaacTCGTTTTGTTCGGAACAATTCATCAAGCTCTACAAGTGACGAATGGTCAGATACGAATGAAAATGAGCAGCGTACAATATTAAGAGTAAAACAATATGACAATGATGACACTAAGGAATTATTAAAAGAATCAAATAAAGTTCTCAAACTTATCGAAAGCGAGCCAAGAAAAAcatcaatacaaataaatggCGATGAATGTTATTCTACCATGAATGTTAGCAATAATACACCAATTTATCTGTCTTCAGTTGTAGTGAATGATGACTATAACAACTCTTGTAATTCATATCAAActggtactactgtcactatAAGCGTGGGCTCGTcggataataaagtaaaaaaatcgaAAAGCCAAGTTTATATTGGGGCTATGTTCCCTGGGGATCCTAATAAAAACGAAGAAGTCAATACGTACGAagattactttaataatagtAGTGCGTCAAACCTATCAAATGCTAGCATATCATCGATTTTAAATGATCCAGTGGAAGCTGTAAAACGCAATTTAATTCCACACGTTTGTGGCAAAAAAGATGAAGGTACTCAATTCTTATCTAAAGATAATCAAGATGAGAGCATTCAGAAGAAGAGTTCAGATGGTGGAAATTTGGTTGCAAAACTTTTTGATGATCCCTTCTTTGCTCATTTAGCAGATGGCCTGGACTCagatttagttaaaaaattgattgaaaATTCTTTGATAAAATTGcaagaaacaaaaaatcagGAAGATACCGACAGTAGTAAGGTAACTATTGAGAAACTTATAGAAAGTTCACTTATAACTATgaaagaagaaataaataaaaacggaAGTAAAAGTTACCAAGGTCCCGAAAAGAAAAACGATGACGTTGTTAATCTTAGTGACGTTACTACGCCTGCTTACACACAGAACGATGATAATATCTGCTCTGCTCCCTATGAAAGTATGGAGTATGAAAGCGGTGTAGCTGGAGTTTTCTCAGACTTGGAACCGATGTCCGATTGTTATAATGCGTCTGCGAGTGAACTATCAACAGAAGACGATACTAATTCGACTAGATCgaaattttatcaaatgttGGTAGACGCTGCGATTTGTGATATTGAAACTGCAAATAACACTGATGATGATCATCATTACGAGTCTATACGCTTAAATAGCGACCCAATTTATGAAGAAATCGGCGATATGCCACCACCTCTGCCAGTCAATCCTCCGCCTAATTCACTTATGCTTTTAGATGATGAAAAACGTAGTGGTTCGCGCTCCATATTTGAAGGTGCATCTAAATATGATATTCTATCGTATTTAGTTGATGCTAAGGAAAGAGGTATTGACGATGAAGAAACCTATATAACAAATTATGACAATGCACCAGAATCACCACCGATATCGCAAAAGGATAAAGAAAATGGgtcaaatgaaattaaatcattaaaagGAGTTGAAAGAAATACAAgtcaaatatcaaatgcatCGGATTCAAGTGAAGATAATtcactaattataaataatgaaattgtagaaaaaacATTGGTATGCAAGAAACCGTCGGCTGAAATAGAAAGGAATGATTCAGGCGTAGGCTCAGAGACCAGCAAGTCTTCAAGAAGTAGACTCCAGGGAAAAACATCGCCACGAAATTCTGTAAGCGATAAAGACACGCCAATACACTTGTGTGAAGATTGTGATACTGCAGTTGAAACTCAAATTACAGAGCAAG GTTCTATATACGCTCCATTGGTGTGCAGAAAATGTGCTAAAAAAAGAGCCGAGAGGAAAGAAATAATAACGGAAATTGTCGAAACCGAGGAAAAATATGGTCGTGATCTTCAAATTATCTTAGAAGAATTTTACAAGCCTATGCTCGTAGCTGGTCTACTTACTCAAGAACAATTGAGCGCTATATTCCTAAACGTGGAAGAACTCATAGATAACAATCAAGTTTTGTCTGAGAAATTAAGAGATGCCCTTGAAATAGCAGTGGAACAAGGGGATgag GATCTATTGACGGTGAATGTCGGTAAGATCCTTCTAGAATGTTCGGGAATGCTGACGGCGTTCCAATCGTATTGTGTGAAGCAAGCCGGCGCCGCGCTGCTGCTGGCCGGCCTCGAGAAGGAGAAGGAACTCCTGAGGATATTCTTGCGCGTCTCGCAAATGGAAAACGCGGTGTTGAGGAGGATGAATCTTAATTCTTTCCTCATG GTACCGGTTCAACGCGTGACAAAATATCCGCTCCTTCTCTCGCGTCTATACCGTGCGACCGCGTCTTGCGCTAGCGAGCGCGAAGATGTCAAAAGTGCTCAGCGCTGCGTGGAGTCTAGACTAGAGGAGATTAATGCAGCGGCCGCAGCGGCTGCAGCGGCTGCGCGGGACGTGCCGCTGTGGCGACGACTAGCCGCTGCTAGACGTACTGCACATGATTTACACGTAGCTGATATACGGCTCAGGAAAATGGCCGTGGATGTGCTGGACTGGAATCACGATGATGCCAG gttCGCCATGGAAGGCAAGCTGCTGTTCACACAACCGAACGACAACAACTGGCGCAAGGGTCGAACCATCAAGCTGATGCCGATTAACGCTCTTTTGGTAACTAATGGAAAG CCAACGAACACACACAAAACGAACGAAATACGCGAAACGCGGGAAGCCCGCGACCGCGAAGCGCGCGAACGCGAGGGCGAAGCGTTATTCGCTCGCAGCGGCGTGCGTGAGGCCGCGCTGCTATTGGTCCGCGAGAAGGCGGGAAGGTACACGCTGCAACGGGAGCCATTGTTCTTGGATAGATGTGTGGTCGCCGCGGACCATGAACCGGAACACTTCTTTGAAGTGCACGAGATTACTACCAAGGattcttatatatttaag